One region of Sediminispirochaeta bajacaliforniensis DSM 16054 genomic DNA includes:
- a CDS encoding iron-containing alcohol dehydrogenase family protein, which yields MKKAILNLPTALYTGRGCRSGLAECIPQGAKVALVTDKGLVGAPPLDLVTTILDEADISWKLISDIDPNPDEETVLRVVKAVKAMKADVIVAIGGGSPLDTAKAAACMARNDGPLSDYQWEGKPFANAPLPLYALPTTAGTGSEVTGVAVITSRNMKKGINAREIFPKAAFVDPELMLGLPPYLTAITGMDALTHAIEAYVGLGANPFSDALCEKAIELIADHLPRAFSYGGDIEAREAMGTASSLAGLAMDQAGLGIVHSLSSPVCAYLHVSHGLANAMLLPHGMRYNLPARHEKFAVVAELMGYDTTGMSPRDAAEAAVVAVEDLLEELELGSAIEEVVHNAVDFEEFGNNASKMFLIRNNPRGADSKACRSIFESIF from the coding sequence ATGAAAAAAGCAATTCTGAATCTCCCCACCGCCCTCTACACTGGGCGGGGTTGTCGCTCTGGCCTTGCGGAGTGTATTCCTCAAGGAGCAAAAGTTGCGCTGGTAACGGATAAGGGGCTGGTCGGCGCCCCACCCCTCGATTTGGTGACAACAATTCTCGATGAGGCAGATATTTCCTGGAAACTAATTTCCGATATCGATCCCAACCCCGATGAGGAAACGGTGCTTAGGGTAGTCAAAGCGGTTAAGGCGATGAAGGCCGACGTTATAGTCGCCATAGGCGGAGGAAGTCCCCTCGATACTGCGAAGGCCGCCGCTTGCATGGCACGGAACGATGGGCCGCTTTCAGACTACCAGTGGGAGGGAAAACCCTTTGCAAACGCTCCCCTTCCGCTCTATGCACTGCCGACAACCGCAGGTACCGGCAGTGAGGTGACGGGAGTGGCCGTCATCACCAGCAGAAACATGAAAAAGGGCATTAATGCCAGGGAGATTTTTCCCAAAGCCGCTTTTGTGGATCCTGAGTTGATGCTAGGTCTTCCACCCTATCTTACCGCGATCACCGGAATGGATGCCCTGACCCATGCCATAGAAGCCTATGTCGGCTTAGGGGCCAATCCATTTTCCGATGCGCTTTGTGAAAAGGCCATCGAATTAATTGCGGATCATCTTCCCCGGGCCTTTTCTTATGGCGGTGATATTGAGGCGCGGGAGGCGATGGGTACTGCCAGTTCTCTTGCCGGTCTTGCTATGGACCAGGCAGGGCTCGGCATCGTTCATAGCCTTTCAAGTCCTGTTTGTGCCTATCTTCATGTTTCTCATGGCTTGGCAAATGCCATGCTGCTACCGCATGGAATGCGATACAATCTGCCTGCCAGACATGAGAAATTTGCCGTTGTTGCCGAATTGATGGGTTACGATACCACTGGAATGAGTCCCCGGGATGCGGCTGAGGCGGCTGTTGTTGCTGTGGAAGATTTGCTGGAAGAATTGGAGCTCGGCTCCGCAATTGAGGAGGTCGTACACAATGCGGTCGACTTCGAGGAGTTCGGAAACAATGCCTCCAAGATGTTTCTCATCCGAAACAACCCCCGGGGTGCCGATTCCAAGGCCTGCCGTTCGATCTTTGAATCAATTTTCTAA
- the msrB gene encoding peptide-methionine (R)-S-oxide reductase MsrB: protein MESSSKMPHGESEWRDKLGPERYYVCRMKGTEAPFSGNLWDEHRKGTYHCAGCGTPLFRSEAKYDSGSGWPSFMDLIDQERVERRTDSSHGMIRTELLCARCGCHLGHLFEDGPQPTGLRYCINSVSLNFIVATS, encoded by the coding sequence ATGGAATCGTCCAGTAAGATGCCCCACGGTGAAAGTGAATGGCGGGACAAACTCGGCCCGGAACGATATTATGTGTGCAGGATGAAGGGGACGGAGGCCCCCTTTTCCGGGAACCTATGGGATGAACACAGGAAAGGAACATACCACTGTGCCGGCTGTGGGACACCACTTTTTCGTTCGGAAGCAAAATACGACTCGGGAAGCGGATGGCCCAGTTTCATGGATCTCATCGATCAGGAGAGAGTGGAACGCCGTACCGACAGTAGTCACGGCATGATCCGCACCGAGCTGCTCTGTGCCCGGTGCGGATGCCATCTCGGCCATCTTTTTGAAGACGGCCCGCAGCCTACAGGCTTACGCTACTGCATCAATTCGGTATCCCTGAATTTCATCGTTGCTACTTCTTAG
- a CDS encoding nitroreductase family protein, with protein MNQIIETILQRKSVRHYGAGEISKEDLETIMRAGMAAPSGMNKQPWAFVAVQDRQQLDMLGDALPYAKMLLQATAAVIVCGDLRTLSDEEAKLWVQDTSAATENILLAAEALGYGAVWTAVYPEADRMKPVVEILDLPERVIPLNAIAVGRPLEDRDRPKNKWKPEKIHYDRW; from the coding sequence ATGAACCAAATTATCGAAACCATTTTGCAAAGAAAAAGTGTACGCCATTATGGGGCCGGAGAGATCTCAAAGGAAGACCTCGAGACGATTATGCGTGCCGGAATGGCTGCTCCTTCGGGAATGAATAAACAGCCGTGGGCCTTTGTTGCCGTACAAGATCGGCAGCAGCTCGATATGCTTGGCGATGCTCTTCCCTATGCGAAGATGCTTCTTCAGGCAACAGCGGCCGTTATTGTCTGCGGGGATCTGCGCACGCTTTCCGATGAAGAGGCAAAGCTGTGGGTGCAGGATACCTCTGCGGCAACCGAAAACATCCTTCTGGCGGCAGAAGCTCTCGGTTACGGAGCCGTCTGGACCGCCGTGTATCCGGAAGCCGACCGGATGAAACCGGTGGTTGAGATTTTAGATCTTCCTGAGCGCGTCATTCCCCTGAATGCTATTGCTGTCGGCCGACCTCTCGAGGATCGTGACCGGCCCAAAAATAAGTGGAAGCCGGAAAAGATTCATTACGATCGCTGGTAG
- a CDS encoding DUF6588 family protein: protein MKRVITVMILALLIAVPMFGDIQYSDLESSFATFADDVAEALPFAAAATGLTWSDARVKGFPHFGIGLSVSAVTIPKEAFEDVASALGFELPSEITDSGLGVPLPGYAVDARLGLPFIPFDIGAKFGYLTPGMGDALEGSTGLTAEYILAGLQVRYPLLKGRLLIPAVSVGLGYTYLNGSVAMETTGMSNQINFPGGETLNIGNPDAVFAWKTHAIDLSIQASKSLLILTPYLGAGYSYGWSRAGGGVNADITGDVDAVEDNYDVEITDDGFVVYSDASGGSFRAFGGLSFNLTILKLDLNAQYNFTTQSLGGGLNARIQI, encoded by the coding sequence ATGAAAAGAGTCATTACAGTGATGATCCTGGCCCTGTTGATAGCAGTGCCGATGTTTGGGGATATACAATATTCCGATCTTGAATCATCCTTTGCCACCTTTGCCGATGATGTTGCCGAGGCCTTGCCGTTCGCGGCTGCTGCCACCGGCCTCACCTGGTCGGATGCCAGGGTAAAGGGCTTCCCCCATTTTGGTATCGGCCTTTCGGTGTCAGCGGTTACCATTCCCAAGGAGGCCTTTGAGGATGTTGCAAGTGCGTTAGGCTTTGAACTTCCCAGCGAGATAACGGATTCCGGCTTGGGAGTTCCCCTACCCGGCTACGCTGTCGACGCACGACTGGGACTTCCTTTTATCCCCTTCGATATTGGCGCAAAATTCGGTTATCTCACCCCTGGGATGGGTGATGCCCTTGAAGGTTCAACCGGCCTTACCGCTGAATATATCCTGGCAGGGCTTCAGGTTCGTTATCCCCTTCTCAAAGGCCGTCTGCTTATTCCCGCAGTCAGCGTGGGTCTCGGTTATACCTACCTCAACGGCTCGGTTGCCATGGAAACCACAGGAATGTCAAATCAGATTAATTTCCCCGGCGGAGAAACCCTTAATATAGGTAATCCCGATGCTGTCTTTGCATGGAAGACCCACGCAATAGACCTCTCGATCCAGGCAAGCAAGTCTCTGCTCATCCTCACCCCCTACCTCGGGGCAGGCTATTCCTACGGATGGTCGCGGGCCGGTGGCGGTGTTAATGCTGATATAACTGGCGATGTAGATGCTGTGGAAGATAATTACGATGTGGAAATCACCGATGACGGTTTTGTGGTCTACTCCGATGCCAGCGGCGGATCCTTTAGGGCATTCGGCGGGCTAAGCTTCAATCTGACGATACTGAAACTGGACCTGAACGCCCAGTACAATTTTACCACTCAGTCCTTAGGCGGCGGTCTGAACGCCCGTATCCAGATCTAA
- a CDS encoding FprA family A-type flavoprotein, with the protein MQAIRIRDGIYRISANIGNKDLFEGIWPLPNGVSLNSYLVKGEKVALIDLVKDWDDAPGQIASQLASVGVSFDQIDYLIINHMEPDHTGWLRELREKNPKLQILASKKSIPLIKNFYGIEEGVKAVSSGDSLELGNGKTLLFEDTPNVHWPETMVTWERSSKVLFSCDAFGAFGAMGNKAFHDELSASEKDFFDRETLRYYANIVSTFSPFVERAIKKLENLEIDVVAPSHGPVWREEPEKIIEQYAQYASWMKGPALPEITFVWSSMYGNTQRMVEPVLEGIQSEGVPVHVHRVPQEHVSFVLADAWRSTGIVLGMPTYEYKMFPPMAHVLDILDRSHVQNRTAFRFGSYGWSGGAQKQLEEFASSMKWNCMEALEFAGAPDADDLALGRKRGAELARAVKKMCQADK; encoded by the coding sequence ATGCAGGCAATACGGATACGCGACGGTATTTATCGCATTAGTGCCAACATAGGAAATAAAGATCTCTTTGAAGGAATTTGGCCCCTTCCTAATGGAGTGAGCCTCAATTCCTATCTTGTAAAAGGAGAGAAGGTAGCGCTTATCGATCTTGTGAAGGATTGGGACGATGCTCCGGGACAAATTGCGTCTCAGCTTGCATCGGTAGGTGTCTCTTTTGATCAGATCGATTATTTGATTATCAACCATATGGAACCGGATCACACCGGGTGGTTGCGGGAGCTTCGTGAAAAAAACCCGAAGCTGCAGATTCTTGCCAGTAAGAAGTCAATTCCCCTGATAAAGAATTTCTACGGCATTGAAGAGGGTGTGAAGGCCGTAAGTTCAGGCGATAGCCTTGAACTTGGGAACGGTAAGACGCTGCTCTTCGAGGATACGCCAAATGTTCACTGGCCGGAAACGATGGTTACCTGGGAGCGTTCTTCAAAGGTACTTTTCAGCTGCGATGCGTTCGGTGCTTTCGGCGCCATGGGAAACAAGGCCTTTCATGATGAACTTTCCGCCAGTGAAAAGGATTTTTTTGATCGCGAAACCCTCCGCTACTATGCCAATATCGTTTCCACCTTCAGCCCCTTTGTCGAACGAGCAATTAAAAAGCTTGAAAATCTGGAAATCGATGTAGTGGCGCCAAGCCATGGCCCTGTTTGGCGGGAAGAACCCGAAAAAATCATCGAACAGTACGCTCAGTATGCCTCCTGGATGAAAGGGCCTGCTCTTCCCGAGATTACCTTTGTCTGGAGCAGCATGTACGGCAATACCCAGAGAATGGTCGAACCGGTTTTGGAAGGGATACAATCTGAAGGGGTTCCTGTCCATGTGCACCGGGTGCCTCAGGAACATGTCTCTTTTGTTCTGGCGGATGCGTGGAGATCAACGGGTATTGTGCTTGGTATGCCTACCTATGAGTATAAGATGTTCCCGCCGATGGCGCATGTACTTGATATTCTTGATCGAAGTCATGTCCAGAATAGAACCGCTTTTAGATTCGGCTCGTACGGCTGGTCGGGGGGTGCACAGAAACAGCTTGAAGAGTTTGCTTCCTCGATGAAATGGAACTGCATGGAGGCTCTTGAGTTCGCAGGTGCACCTGATGCAGACGACCTGGCATTGGGGCGCAAGCGAGGGGCTGAACTTGCCCGTGCCGTAAAAAAAATGTGTCAAGCCGACAAATAA